TCCCTCGACCGATGCCATCGTCAGTCGTCCTTCTTCCGGAAGATCTCGGCCGCTTCCCGGTAGTCGGCCGCGAAGTCGGCGAGCGGCCCTTCCTCGACGGCACCGCTGCGGAACAACGCCGCCAACTCCTTCAGCGTCAAGGGATTCACCCCTCCCCCCACGTAACACACCCGATCAGGTGAACACCTCGACGTGAGACTGCGATCCCTCACTACAGGCTGTCAAGGATAGCTGATCACCAGATAGCCCGCACGGAGCAGGAATCCTTGACGCACGAAAGCCGCGTGCCCCAGTGACACGCGGCTTCGTCGCTCCTGCCCCCGCTCAGCTCTCCGCAGCTCGCTCGAAGGCCGCACGCGGGTTCTGGATCTGGCCCATGGACACCACTTCGCGCTTGAAGAGGAAGGCCAGCGTCCAGTCGATGATGATGCGCAGCTTCCGGTTGAACGTGGGCATCCGGCTCACGTGGTAGGAGCGGTGCATGAACCACGCCAGGAAGCCCTTGGCCTTGAAGCCGTAGACGTCGGCGACGCCCTTGTACAGCCCCATGCCCGCGACCGAACCCGCGTACGCGTGGCGGTACTCCTTGGTCGGCTTGCCGCGCAGCGAGGCGAGGACGTTCTTCGCCAGCTGGTTGGCCTGCCGCACCGCGTGCTGCGCGGACGGCGCGCAGGTGGCACCGGGGTTCTCGTCGGTCTTGGACAGGTCCGGCACCGCGGCGCAGTCACCCGCGGCCCAGACGTCCGGCAGGCCCTCGACCTGCAGGTGCGCGGTGGCCTTGACGCGGCCGCGCTCGTCCAGCGGCAGGTCGCTGTTCTTCAGCACCGGGTTGGCCTTGACGCCCGCGTTCCACACCAGGGTGTCGGTGTCGAACTCGGTGCCGTCGGAGAGGACCGCGTGACCGCCCTCGACCGACTTCAGGAAGGTGTTGAGGTACACCTTGATGCCGCGCTCCTCGAGCGCGTTGACCACGTAGACGCCCATCTTCTCGCTGACCTCGGGCATGACCCGGCCAGCGGCCTCGACGAGCACCCACTCCATGTCTTCGGGCTTGATGTTCTGGTAGTAGCGGGTCGCGAAGCGGGCCATGTCCTCCAGCTCGGCCAACGCCTCGACGCCCGCGAAACCGCCACCGACGAAGGTGAAGGTGAGCAGCCGCTTGCGCAGCTCCTCGTCGTCGGTGTTGGCCGCGGCGTCCATCTTGCCCAGCACGTGGTTGCGCAGGTAGGTGGCTTCGCCCACGGTCTTGAGCCCGATGCCCTCCTCGGCGAGGCCGGGGATCGGCAGCAGCCGGGAGACCGAGCCCAGCGCCACGACGAGCACGTCGTAGCCGATCTGCTCAGTGCCGGTCTGCGGGTTCTCGACCGTGACGACCTTCTGGTCGTGCTTGATCTCGGTGACGGCGGCGGTGACCACGTGGCACCGCTTCAA
This region of Saccharopolyspora hordei genomic DNA includes:
- a CDS encoding NAD(P)/FAD-dependent oxidoreductase, with the protein product MAGKSDPTRILILGGGYVGMYTALQLQKKLGRREASVTVVDPQPHMTYQPFLPEAAAGNVEPRHVVAPLRRVLKRCHVVTAAVTEIKHDQKVVTVENPQTGTEQIGYDVLVVALGSVSRLLPIPGLAEEGIGLKTVGEATYLRNHVLGKMDAAANTDDEELRKRLLTFTFVGGGFAGVEALAELEDMARFATRYYQNIKPEDMEWVLVEAAGRVMPEVSEKMGVYVVNALEERGIKVYLNTFLKSVEGGHAVLSDGTEFDTDTLVWNAGVKANPVLKNSDLPLDERGRVKATAHLQVEGLPDVWAAGDCAAVPDLSKTDENPGATCAPSAQHAVRQANQLAKNVLASLRGKPTKEYRHAYAGSVAGMGLYKGVADVYGFKAKGFLAWFMHRSYHVSRMPTFNRKLRIIIDWTLAFLFKREVVSMGQIQNPRAAFERAAES